In the Gopherus flavomarginatus isolate rGopFla2 chromosome 6, rGopFla2.mat.asm, whole genome shotgun sequence genome, one interval contains:
- the SF1 gene encoding splicing factor 1 isoform X1: MRCKGWKVRETRTPRAEETLMAATGANATPLGKLHPPPPPGKPGYPMPPPGPPGLVLPGPPPPPPPGPGQAQAALLGPMAAAAYPFAALPPPPPPPPPPPPPPQPQPPPQQPQPPPPPPPPPPPQQQQPPPQAAGPQPPPQYGQYRYPSPPPPPQGHEQQQQQPAPPQQQQQDENGPGGGSNHDFPNKKRKRSRWNQDTMEQKTVIPGMPTVIPPGLTREQERAYIVQLQIEDLTRKLRTGDLGIPPNPEDRSPSPEPIYNSEGKRLNTREFRTRKKLEEERHNLITEMVALNPDFKPPADYKPPATRVSDKVMIPQDEYPEINFVGLLIGPRGNTLKNIEKECNAKIMIRGKGSVKEGKVGRKDGQMLPGEDEPLHALVTANTMENVKKAVEQIRNILKQGIETPEDQNDLRKMQLRELARLNGTLREDDNRILRPWQSAETRSITNTTVCTKCGGAGHIASDCKFSRPGDPQSAQDKARMDKEYLSLMAELGEAPVPASVGSSSGPTNTPLSSGPRPSGPGNNPPPPNRPPWMNSGPSDNRPYHGMHGGPGGPGGPHNFHHPMPNMGGHGGHPMQHNPNGPPPWMQPHHPPMNQGPHPPGHPGPHHMDQYLGNTPVGSGVYRLHQGKGMMPPPMGMMAPPPPPPSGQPPPPPSGPLPPWQQQQQPPPPPPSSSMASSTPLPWQQNTTTTTTTSAGTGSIPPWQQQGAAVAASTGAPQMQGNPSMVPLPPGVQPPLPPGAPPPPPPPPPGSAGMMYAPPPPPPPMDPSNFVTMMGMGVPALPPFGMPPAPPPPPPQN, translated from the exons ATGAGGTGTAAAGGCTGGAAGGTTCGCGAAACGCGAACGCCTCGAGCTGAGGAGACTCTAATGGCGGCGACTGGAGCTAACGCCACGCCGCTAGGGAAGCTCCATCCACCCCCACCGCCGGGGAAGCCGGGCTACCCGATGCCTCCGCCAGGTCCCCCAGGGCTGGTCCTTCCAGGGCCCCCCCCGCCACCACCCCCAGGCCCGGGCCAGGCCCAAGCCGCGCTGCTAGGCCCCATGGCGGCTGCTGCCTACCCCTTCGCCGcgctgccgccgccgcctcctccgcCACCCCCGCCCCCTCCGCCGCCCCAGCCGCAGCCCCCGCCGCAGCAGCCTCAGcccccgccacccccacccccgccgccTCCCCCGCAGCAGCAACAGCCGCCGCCTCAGGCTGCGGGGCCTCAGCCCCCTCCTCAGTACGGGCAATACCGGTATCCGTCCCCGCCGCCGCCCCCGCAGGGCcacgagcagcagcagcagcagccggcgccgccgcagcagcagcagcaggatgagAACGGCCCGGGAGGGGGCAGTAATCACG ATTTTCCTAATAAGAAGCGGAAGAGAAGCAGATGGAACCAGGACACCATGGAGCAGAAGACTGTCATCCCAGGAATGCCCACTGTTATCCCTCCTGGACTCACTCGTGAGCAAGAGAGAGCTTATATAG TGCAACTGCAGATTGAAGACCTGACTCGTAAACTGCGCACAGGAGACCTGGGCATCCCCCCTAACCCAGAGGACAG GTCCCCTTCCCCCGAGCCCATTTACAATAGTGAGGGGAAGCGCCTGAATACCCGAGAGTTCCGCACCCGCAagaagctggaggaggagaggcatAACCTCATCACAGAGATGGTGGCCCTCAACCCAGACTTCAAGCCACCAGCTGATTACAA GCCTCCAGCGACCCGAGTGAGCGATAAGGTGATGATCCCACAGGATGAATATCCTGAGATTAACTTTGTGGGGCTTCTGATTGGACCCAG AGGTAATACACTGAAGAATATTGAGAAGGAATGCAATGCCAAGATCATGATCCGAGGGAAGGGGTCAGTGAAGGAAGGGAAAGTGGGCCGAAAAGATGGCCAGATGCTGCCTGGAGAAGATGAGCCTCTTCATGCTCTGGTCACTGCCAACACCATGGAGAATGTGAAGAAGGCTGTGGAACAG ATCCGGAATATTCTGAAGCAAGGCATTGAAACACCAGAAGACCAGAATGACTTGCGGAAGATGCAGCTGCGTGAGCTGGCCCGGCTTAATGGGACGCTGCGGGAAGATGACAACAG GATCCTGCGGCCATGGCAGAGTGCAGAGACCCGCAGCATCACCAACACCACTGTGTGTACCAAATGCGGAGGAGCTGGACACATTGCCTCTGACTGCAAGTTCTCTAG ACCTGGTGACCCTCAGTCTGCTCAGGACAAAGCCCGCATGGACAAAGAATACCTGTCCCTGATGGCAGAGTTGGGAGAagctccagtcccagcatctgtgGGATCTTCCTCTGGCCCCACCAATACACCTCTGTCAAGTGGGCCCAGACCCTCGGGACCAGGAAACAACCCACCTCCTCCC AACCGTCCTCCGTGGATGAACTCTGGCCCTTCTGATAACCGGCCCTACCATGGGATGCatggaggacctgggggtccaGGTGGGCCTCACAACTTCCACCACCCCATGCCCAACATGGGTGGGCATGGTGGCCATCCAATGCAGCACAATCCCAATGGCCCACCACCCTGGATGCAGCCACATCATCCACCCATGAACCAGGGGCCACATCCTCCAGGTCACCCAGGCCCCCACCACATGG ATCAGTACCTGGGAAATACGCCTGTGGGCTCTGGGGTCTATCGCCTGCATCAAGGAAAAG GTATGATGCCGCCGCCGATGGGTATGATGGCCCCGCCGCCCCCTCCGCCCAGTGGTCAGCCTCCCCCGCCTCCCTCTGGTCCTCTCCccccatggcagcagcagcagcagcctccgcCGCCACCTCCCAGCAGCAGTATGGCGTCCAGTACTCCCTTGCCATGGCAGCAAA ATACgacgaccaccaccaccacgagcGCTGGCACCGGGTCCATCCCGccatggcagcagcagggggctgcggTGGCGGCTTCTACGGGGGCCCCGCAGATGCAAGGCAACCCCTCCATGGTCCCTTTGCCTCCAGGGGTCCAGCCTCCGCTGCCGCCCGGGGCCCCGCCTCCTCCGCCGCCACCGCCGCCTGGCTCCGCGGGCATGATGtacgccccgccccctcccccgccccccatggaCCCTTCTAATTTCGTCACCATGATGGGGATGGGGGTGCCAGCCTTGCCACCATTCGGCATGCCCCCCGCACCTCCGCCACCCCCACCACAGAACTGa
- the SF1 gene encoding splicing factor 1 isoform X4, with protein MVALNPDFKPPADYKPPATRVSDKVMIPQDEYPEINFVGLLIGPRGNTLKNIEKECNAKIMIRGKGSVKEGKVGRKDGQMLPGEDEPLHALVTANTMENVKKAVEQIRNILKQGIETPEDQNDLRKMQLRELARLNGTLREDDNRILRPWQSAETRSITNTTVCTKCGGAGHIASDCKFSRPGDPQSAQDKARMDKEYLSLMAELGEAPVPASVGSSSGPTNTPLSSGPRPSGPGNNPPPPNRPPWMNSGPSDNRPYHGMHGGPGGPGGPHNFHHPMPNMGGHGGHPMQHNPNGPPPWMQPHHPPMNQGPHPPGHPGPHHMDQYLGNTPVGSGVYRLHQGKGMMPPPMGMMAPPPPPPSGQPPPPPSGPLPPWQQQQQPPPPPPSSSMASSTPLPWQQNTTTTTTTSAGTGSIPPWQQQGAAVAASTGAPQMQGNPSMVPLPPGVQPPLPPGAPPPPPPPPPGSAGMMYAPPPPPPPMDPSNFVTMMGMGVPALPPFGMPPAPPPPPPQN; from the exons ATGGTGGCCCTCAACCCAGACTTCAAGCCACCAGCTGATTACAA GCCTCCAGCGACCCGAGTGAGCGATAAGGTGATGATCCCACAGGATGAATATCCTGAGATTAACTTTGTGGGGCTTCTGATTGGACCCAG AGGTAATACACTGAAGAATATTGAGAAGGAATGCAATGCCAAGATCATGATCCGAGGGAAGGGGTCAGTGAAGGAAGGGAAAGTGGGCCGAAAAGATGGCCAGATGCTGCCTGGAGAAGATGAGCCTCTTCATGCTCTGGTCACTGCCAACACCATGGAGAATGTGAAGAAGGCTGTGGAACAG ATCCGGAATATTCTGAAGCAAGGCATTGAAACACCAGAAGACCAGAATGACTTGCGGAAGATGCAGCTGCGTGAGCTGGCCCGGCTTAATGGGACGCTGCGGGAAGATGACAACAG GATCCTGCGGCCATGGCAGAGTGCAGAGACCCGCAGCATCACCAACACCACTGTGTGTACCAAATGCGGAGGAGCTGGACACATTGCCTCTGACTGCAAGTTCTCTAG ACCTGGTGACCCTCAGTCTGCTCAGGACAAAGCCCGCATGGACAAAGAATACCTGTCCCTGATGGCAGAGTTGGGAGAagctccagtcccagcatctgtgGGATCTTCCTCTGGCCCCACCAATACACCTCTGTCAAGTGGGCCCAGACCCTCGGGACCAGGAAACAACCCACCTCCTCCC AACCGTCCTCCGTGGATGAACTCTGGCCCTTCTGATAACCGGCCCTACCATGGGATGCatggaggacctgggggtccaGGTGGGCCTCACAACTTCCACCACCCCATGCCCAACATGGGTGGGCATGGTGGCCATCCAATGCAGCACAATCCCAATGGCCCACCACCCTGGATGCAGCCACATCATCCACCCATGAACCAGGGGCCACATCCTCCAGGTCACCCAGGCCCCCACCACATGG ATCAGTACCTGGGAAATACGCCTGTGGGCTCTGGGGTCTATCGCCTGCATCAAGGAAAAG GTATGATGCCGCCGCCGATGGGTATGATGGCCCCGCCGCCCCCTCCGCCCAGTGGTCAGCCTCCCCCGCCTCCCTCTGGTCCTCTCCccccatggcagcagcagcagcagcctccgcCGCCACCTCCCAGCAGCAGTATGGCGTCCAGTACTCCCTTGCCATGGCAGCAAA ATACgacgaccaccaccaccacgagcGCTGGCACCGGGTCCATCCCGccatggcagcagcagggggctgcggTGGCGGCTTCTACGGGGGCCCCGCAGATGCAAGGCAACCCCTCCATGGTCCCTTTGCCTCCAGGGGTCCAGCCTCCGCTGCCGCCCGGGGCCCCGCCTCCTCCGCCGCCACCGCCGCCTGGCTCCGCGGGCATGATGtacgccccgccccctcccccgccccccatggaCCCTTCTAATTTCGTCACCATGATGGGGATGGGGGTGCCAGCCTTGCCACCATTCGGCATGCCCCCCGCACCTCCGCCACCCCCACCACAGAACTGa
- the SF1 gene encoding splicing factor 1 isoform X3, whose translation MEQKTVIPGMPTVIPPGLTREQERAYIVQLQIEDLTRKLRTGDLGIPPNPEDRSPSPEPIYNSEGKRLNTREFRTRKKLEEERHNLITEMVALNPDFKPPADYKPPATRVSDKVMIPQDEYPEINFVGLLIGPRGNTLKNIEKECNAKIMIRGKGSVKEGKVGRKDGQMLPGEDEPLHALVTANTMENVKKAVEQIRNILKQGIETPEDQNDLRKMQLRELARLNGTLREDDNRILRPWQSAETRSITNTTVCTKCGGAGHIASDCKFSRPGDPQSAQDKARMDKEYLSLMAELGEAPVPASVGSSSGPTNTPLSSGPRPSGPGNNPPPPNRPPWMNSGPSDNRPYHGMHGGPGGPGGPHNFHHPMPNMGGHGGHPMQHNPNGPPPWMQPHHPPMNQGPHPPGHPGPHHMVPGKYACGLWGLSPASRKRYDAAADGYDGPAAPSAQWSASPASLWSSPPMAAAAAASAATSQQQYGVQYSLAMAAKYDDHHHHERWHRVHPAMAAAGGCGGGFYGGPADARQPLHGPFASRGPASAAARGPASSAATAAWLRGHDVRPAPSPAPHGPF comes from the exons ATGGAGCAGAAGACTGTCATCCCAGGAATGCCCACTGTTATCCCTCCTGGACTCACTCGTGAGCAAGAGAGAGCTTATATAG TGCAACTGCAGATTGAAGACCTGACTCGTAAACTGCGCACAGGAGACCTGGGCATCCCCCCTAACCCAGAGGACAG GTCCCCTTCCCCCGAGCCCATTTACAATAGTGAGGGGAAGCGCCTGAATACCCGAGAGTTCCGCACCCGCAagaagctggaggaggagaggcatAACCTCATCACAGAGATGGTGGCCCTCAACCCAGACTTCAAGCCACCAGCTGATTACAA GCCTCCAGCGACCCGAGTGAGCGATAAGGTGATGATCCCACAGGATGAATATCCTGAGATTAACTTTGTGGGGCTTCTGATTGGACCCAG AGGTAATACACTGAAGAATATTGAGAAGGAATGCAATGCCAAGATCATGATCCGAGGGAAGGGGTCAGTGAAGGAAGGGAAAGTGGGCCGAAAAGATGGCCAGATGCTGCCTGGAGAAGATGAGCCTCTTCATGCTCTGGTCACTGCCAACACCATGGAGAATGTGAAGAAGGCTGTGGAACAG ATCCGGAATATTCTGAAGCAAGGCATTGAAACACCAGAAGACCAGAATGACTTGCGGAAGATGCAGCTGCGTGAGCTGGCCCGGCTTAATGGGACGCTGCGGGAAGATGACAACAG GATCCTGCGGCCATGGCAGAGTGCAGAGACCCGCAGCATCACCAACACCACTGTGTGTACCAAATGCGGAGGAGCTGGACACATTGCCTCTGACTGCAAGTTCTCTAG ACCTGGTGACCCTCAGTCTGCTCAGGACAAAGCCCGCATGGACAAAGAATACCTGTCCCTGATGGCAGAGTTGGGAGAagctccagtcccagcatctgtgGGATCTTCCTCTGGCCCCACCAATACACCTCTGTCAAGTGGGCCCAGACCCTCGGGACCAGGAAACAACCCACCTCCTCCC AACCGTCCTCCGTGGATGAACTCTGGCCCTTCTGATAACCGGCCCTACCATGGGATGCatggaggacctgggggtccaGGTGGGCCTCACAACTTCCACCACCCCATGCCCAACATGGGTGGGCATGGTGGCCATCCAATGCAGCACAATCCCAATGGCCCACCACCCTGGATGCAGCCACATCATCCACCCATGAACCAGGGGCCACATCCTCCAGGTCACCCAGGCCCCCACCACATGG TACCTGGGAAATACGCCTGTGGGCTCTGGGGTCTATCGCCTGCATCAAGGAAAAG GTATGATGCCGCCGCCGATGGGTATGATGGCCCCGCCGCCCCCTCCGCCCAGTGGTCAGCCTCCCCCGCCTCCCTCTGGTCCTCTCCccccatggcagcagcagcagcagcctccgcCGCCACCTCCCAGCAGCAGTATGGCGTCCAGTACTCCCTTGCCATGGCAGCAAA ATACgacgaccaccaccaccacgagcGCTGGCACCGGGTCCATCCCGccatggcagcagcagggggctgcggTGGCGGCTTCTACGGGGGCCCCGCAGATGCAAGGCAACCCCTCCATGGTCCCTTTGCCTCCAGGGGTCCAGCCTCCGCTGCCGCCCGGGGCCCCGCCTCCTCCGCCGCCACCGCCGCCTGGCTCCGCGGGCATGATGtacgccccgccccctcccccgccccccatggaCCCTTCTAA
- the SF1 gene encoding splicing factor 1 isoform X2, with amino-acid sequence MEQKTVIPGMPTVIPPGLTREQERAYIVQLQIEDLTRKLRTGDLGIPPNPEDRSPSPEPIYNSEGKRLNTREFRTRKKLEEERHNLITEMVALNPDFKPPADYKPPATRVSDKVMIPQDEYPEINFVGLLIGPRGNTLKNIEKECNAKIMIRGKGSVKEGKVGRKDGQMLPGEDEPLHALVTANTMENVKKAVEQIRNILKQGIETPEDQNDLRKMQLRELARLNGTLREDDNRILRPWQSAETRSITNTTVCTKCGGAGHIASDCKFSRPGDPQSAQDKARMDKEYLSLMAELGEAPVPASVGSSSGPTNTPLSSGPRPSGPGNNPPPPNRPPWMNSGPSDNRPYHGMHGGPGGPGGPHNFHHPMPNMGGHGGHPMQHNPNGPPPWMQPHHPPMNQGPHPPGHPGPHHMDQYLGNTPVGSGVYRLHQGKGMMPPPMGMMAPPPPPPSGQPPPPPSGPLPPWQQQQQPPPPPPSSSMASSTPLPWQQSEYDDHHHHERWHRVHPAMAAAGGCGGGFYGGPADARQPLHGPFASRGPASAAARGPASSAATAAWLRGHDVRPAPSPAPHGPF; translated from the exons ATGGAGCAGAAGACTGTCATCCCAGGAATGCCCACTGTTATCCCTCCTGGACTCACTCGTGAGCAAGAGAGAGCTTATATAG TGCAACTGCAGATTGAAGACCTGACTCGTAAACTGCGCACAGGAGACCTGGGCATCCCCCCTAACCCAGAGGACAG GTCCCCTTCCCCCGAGCCCATTTACAATAGTGAGGGGAAGCGCCTGAATACCCGAGAGTTCCGCACCCGCAagaagctggaggaggagaggcatAACCTCATCACAGAGATGGTGGCCCTCAACCCAGACTTCAAGCCACCAGCTGATTACAA GCCTCCAGCGACCCGAGTGAGCGATAAGGTGATGATCCCACAGGATGAATATCCTGAGATTAACTTTGTGGGGCTTCTGATTGGACCCAG AGGTAATACACTGAAGAATATTGAGAAGGAATGCAATGCCAAGATCATGATCCGAGGGAAGGGGTCAGTGAAGGAAGGGAAAGTGGGCCGAAAAGATGGCCAGATGCTGCCTGGAGAAGATGAGCCTCTTCATGCTCTGGTCACTGCCAACACCATGGAGAATGTGAAGAAGGCTGTGGAACAG ATCCGGAATATTCTGAAGCAAGGCATTGAAACACCAGAAGACCAGAATGACTTGCGGAAGATGCAGCTGCGTGAGCTGGCCCGGCTTAATGGGACGCTGCGGGAAGATGACAACAG GATCCTGCGGCCATGGCAGAGTGCAGAGACCCGCAGCATCACCAACACCACTGTGTGTACCAAATGCGGAGGAGCTGGACACATTGCCTCTGACTGCAAGTTCTCTAG ACCTGGTGACCCTCAGTCTGCTCAGGACAAAGCCCGCATGGACAAAGAATACCTGTCCCTGATGGCAGAGTTGGGAGAagctccagtcccagcatctgtgGGATCTTCCTCTGGCCCCACCAATACACCTCTGTCAAGTGGGCCCAGACCCTCGGGACCAGGAAACAACCCACCTCCTCCC AACCGTCCTCCGTGGATGAACTCTGGCCCTTCTGATAACCGGCCCTACCATGGGATGCatggaggacctgggggtccaGGTGGGCCTCACAACTTCCACCACCCCATGCCCAACATGGGTGGGCATGGTGGCCATCCAATGCAGCACAATCCCAATGGCCCACCACCCTGGATGCAGCCACATCATCCACCCATGAACCAGGGGCCACATCCTCCAGGTCACCCAGGCCCCCACCACATGG ATCAGTACCTGGGAAATACGCCTGTGGGCTCTGGGGTCTATCGCCTGCATCAAGGAAAAG GTATGATGCCGCCGCCGATGGGTATGATGGCCCCGCCGCCCCCTCCGCCCAGTGGTCAGCCTCCCCCGCCTCCCTCTGGTCCTCTCCccccatggcagcagcagcagcagcctccgcCGCCACCTCCCAGCAGCAGTATGGCGTCCAGTACTCCCTTGCCATGGCAGCAAAGTGA ATACgacgaccaccaccaccacgagcGCTGGCACCGGGTCCATCCCGccatggcagcagcagggggctgcggTGGCGGCTTCTACGGGGGCCCCGCAGATGCAAGGCAACCCCTCCATGGTCCCTTTGCCTCCAGGGGTCCAGCCTCCGCTGCCGCCCGGGGCCCCGCCTCCTCCGCCGCCACCGCCGCCTGGCTCCGCGGGCATGATGtacgccccgccccctcccccgccccccatggaCCCTTCTAA